The window CAAATTTTTCAATTAGAAGAAATTCAAGAATTAGATAAAAATAAACGACATAATATAGATATTGTAATTGACCGTATGGTTTGAGATGATAGTGACGAAGTTTTTTCAAGAATGTTTTCAGCTATTGAAGTTGGAATTAAATATGGTAATGGTTTAATAAAAATTGCGTATCCACAAAGAGATAATGAAGAAATTTTATATTCAACAAATTATTCATGTAAAATATGTGGATTTAATATTCCGGAAATGGAACCAAGATTATTCTCTTTTAATGCACCCCTTGGTGCATGTGAACTATGTAATGGTTTAGGTTTAAATTTAGAAGCAGATCCAGATTTAATTGCACCAAATAAAGAATTATCAATTATGAAAGGTGCGATAATTTATTATAAAAATACGGCAGGAACTGCAAACATAGAATGACAAAAATTCAAGATTTTATGTGATTATTATGGCATTGATTTAAATGTATCTTTAGATAAACTGACAAAAAAACAATTACAAATTATAATGTATGGGTCTGATGAAAAATTAGAAATTAAAATATTTTCAGCTAGTGGTAATCGTCATGAATCGTTTGATTATATAGAAGGTATTGCAACTTTAATTGAAAGAAGATATTATGAAACAAAGTCTGAAGAACAACGTAAATGATATGCAAAATTTATGAGTTCACGAATTTGTAAAGAATGTAAAGGTGCAAGATTAAATAAAACTGCTTTGTCTATATTTATAAATGGTAAAAATATAGCTGATTTTACAATTATGTCAATTAAAAATACTTTAGATTTTATTTTACAAATTTCATTAACAGAAACACAAGAAAAAATTGCAAATTTAGTTTTAAATGAAATTCAATCAAGATTATCTTTTTTAAATGAAGTTGGTTTGGGGTACATAAATCTTTCAAGAATGGCTACGACTTTATCTGGAGGCGAAGCACAACGTATTCGTTTAGCAAAACAAATAGGCTCACAATTAACTGGAATACTTTACGTATTAGATGAACCATCAATAGGATTACATCAAAGAGATAATGATAAATTGATTGGCACACTGAAACATTTAAGAGATCTAGGCAACACATTAATTGTTGTAGAACATGATGAAGACACAATGAAATCATCTGACTGAATTGTAGATATAGGTCCTGGTGCAGGTATTCATGGTGGTGAAATTGTTGCCGAAGGAACATATGAAGAAATATTAAAAAATGAAAATTCATTAACTGGTCTTTATTTATCTGGAAAGAAAAAAATTGAATTACCAAAAAATCATCGTGGTGGTAATGGCAAAAAAATAGAGATAATTCAAGCATCGGAAAATAATTTAAATAAAATAGATGTAACTATTCCATTAAATAAATTTATTACAATTACAGGTGTTTCTGGTTCTGGTAAATCTACCTTACTTGAAGACATTATTTATAAAGGAATGCAAAAATATCTTGGTAATGAATCTGTAAAACCTGGTAAATTTAAAGAAATTAAAGGTTTGGAAAATATTGATAAAGTTATTTTCATTTCTCAAGATCCAATTGGTAAAA of the Spiroplasma endosymbiont of Labia minor genome contains:
- the uvrA gene encoding excinuclease ABC subunit UvrA — protein: MSVDKIIIKGAREHNLKDVNIEIPKNKLVVFTGLSGSGKSSLAFSTIYAEGRRRYIESLSAYARQFLGGNEKPNVDSIEGLSPAISIDQKTTSHNPRSTVGTVTEIYDYLRLLYARVGTPNCINGHGIISASTLKEITNNIKAKTKIDEQIFILSPIVRDKKGSFAALFERLIADGFIRVRVDDQIFQLEEIQELDKNKRHNIDIVIDRMVWDDSDEVFSRMFSAIEVGIKYGNGLIKIAYPQRDNEEILYSTNYSCKICGFNIPEMEPRLFSFNAPLGACELCNGLGLNLEADPDLIAPNKELSIMKGAIIYYKNTAGTANIEWQKFKILCDYYGIDLNVSLDKLTKKQLQIIMYGSDEKLEIKIFSASGNRHESFDYIEGIATLIERRYYETKSEEQRKWYAKFMSSRICKECKGARLNKTALSIFINGKNIADFTIMSIKNTLDFILQISLTETQEKIANLVLNEIQSRLSFLNEVGLGYINLSRMATTLSGGEAQRIRLAKQIGSQLTGILYVLDEPSIGLHQRDNDKLIGTLKHLRDLGNTLIVVEHDEDTMKSSDWIVDIGPGAGIHGGEIVAEGTYEEILKNENSLTGLYLSGKKKIELPKNHRGGNGKKIEIIQASENNLNKIDVTIPLNKFITITGVSGSGKSTLLEDIIYKGMQKYLGNESVKPGKFKEIKGLENIDKVIFISQDPIGKTPRSNPATYTGVFDDIRDLFADSQESKIRGYKKGRFSFNVPGGRCENCQGDGIITISMQFLPSVEVVCEICDGKRYNEETLSIKFKGKSISDVLEMNVEEACTFFANQPSIKDKLDTILEVGLGYIKLGQSATTLSGGEAQRIKLSTHLLKRQTGKTLFLLDEPTTGLHIDDVSRLIKVLNRLVDLGNTVLTIEHNLDFIKVSDYIIDLGPEGGVGGGNVIATGTPEQIAKVTGSYTGYYLKSYLENN